In Mangifera indica cultivar Alphonso chromosome 14, CATAS_Mindica_2.1, whole genome shotgun sequence, the DNA window ttaaatgatttgattaagtaaataaatatctaGCTTGGGCGAGCACCAAGTGtcatcattttttcttaatGCAAGCAAGTATAAATTACCTGCTCAGCATAGATTCGGAATTTTTCAGTCCAGGCGGCGGTAGCTTCAACCGTGGAAAACCTGGAACTCCTCGTGCTAAGAAATTCCCAGCGAGGAGAAAAGGCTTCCCCGTCCAGCTTCTTTTTAACCAAGTGCTTTTCAGTGCACTTAAAATTCACAACTAGATCGATGTCCACAATTTGATCAAGAATCTCCTGCAAAGAGATCCAGTTTTCAAGAGCACATAAGACCGTTAGAATTCACCCACGCCTGGCTTTCAAAGAAAACGCAGAAGCTCAGACTTACAGCTTGGATCCTTGTGCGAGGAATTCCATCTAGAATGAAACCGTTGTCCCCTCTATAGTATCCTTCTTCTAGCCTCTTCGAGAGCAATGCAAATATTACATCCTCTCGAACAAGCTTTCCTTCGTTTACAGCATTTGCAATCTAAAGTGAGGAAAACGAACGTTTAGAAACTtccaacaaaaattataaaaaaataaaaagagaaaataaaaacccGTTTGTAGAGAGAAGAGCGAGGTTCAGGCTCTTGTCTAACAAGACTTCCCATAGAAATGTGAGGAACTTCTAGAAGCTTCGACAAACGCTCAGCGTACACGTGTTTCTTCAACCCCGGGTCTCCAATAAGCACCCAGTGGACACCTCTCTTCGGCGAAGACTCAGCAGAACCCAATTCTAGGCGCCATCCAGCTATTTTCCCCATCCAAATCATTCTCGTCGTCGTCCGCGATGTTTGGAGAGTCGATGGTTGAAACATTGACGCGTGGATTCATTTCAAAGTAAGCGTCcatccaattttattaatatcccttattattattaaatatacttaaaattttttaatggaatcaaaatttttttagacaatTGGATAGttagaatcaataaaattatacatatatatatatatataatttatatatataaataatatattattatataatttaataatttatatatcaaaattatataccaaaaatttaTTCACATAATATTACTACTCCTTAAGAAAATAACACGTGTTCAAAATTTtgagatataaaattttgtatggacatcaaaagtaatttaataatattttattcaatttcataaataacttattaaaaaaaaacatatatttgttaatgattCCAAGGAAAACAAGTCTCGTCATCGTCTTCAAGGCATGAACCATTTTCTCTTATACTCCAAATACAATGCATGCAAATATCTCTCATCTGAATGAAGATATCAAACCAGTCATCACCCCCTTGCCATCCAAAATGACAATAAAATCGAATTCTCCCCAAAACACTCAActtaaaatgaaaagagaatttAGTCGAATGAGAAAGTACATGTGCACCAAGATCATCATCAGCGGATTTACAATGAAGAGTCAAGTCTAATTTACTTTGTAAATCATTTACTATAGTAACATTTACCTTGGGCAGAAAACTAAACGATTTACTTATTACCGCCATATTTGATATCATTAATAacttcaataagaaaatcataattGTTTTTGACCTCATACtcatattcaattttcaaaattaaaatttttttacctctAAATTcttgtataataattatttatatttataagttattaaagTGACAgatatatgttacaattattttgattttatcctaatttatatatttttagaaagtAATTATGAATAGTATTATAATCATACACTTATCTTAACcgttttaatgaaaataaatgctattaaatttttatttagtagaaataacaactttttttccttgtttgttttacatttgtaattgtaaatctgtaattgttatttaaattaagataataagaATTACATTCAATACTTGTACAAATAAAAAGATAGTATAAATTTACTgcatattattgaaatataagTGGGAaccaaaattactatttatttcatttttatcttttaaaatttgttgaacAGTTCAAGAGTAGGCCGTGAGTCCAAGACCAAATAAGATCAAAATGGGTTTTGACTATGCATTAAGACAATGGTTAGTTTGTAGATTTTCCTTTTGGGTAAGAAGCGTGGtagtcaaaagtttaatttgaaaatatagtaaaaaaagattaaatttatatttcttttatcaataaaactatgtgtacccatttttatACACagtttatatatacaaatgatgtgttatcatgtgattagatgtttctttatcatatgatgacacatattttaaaatcacctaattatatgatgacacatcactgtgtatataaattgtgtaccaaaaataggtacacataacattgctctccttttatatataaaactcttCTATTATCATtcaagatatttttatatataaaatttttgaacagaatatattttttaagaatgtTGGCTCTTTAGAATAACATGTGTTCAAAatgttgaaatataaaatatttcttgaacatcaaattcaattgatcaaaaataactgaataatattttattcaacttCGTAGAGAACTTTGTGAAAAACATTCATCGACTATTTTTATTCCAAGGATAACAAAACTCTTTAGGGGGCATTCGGTTAcaagtttttaagattaccttggtaatctatcttttatccttttgtttggtttgtcaataataaaatattataataatcttctattatcaatactgatgtgatatgtaatataagtagtaatctgattaccacctttatcttaggtatttaaaaattactaatgtaatcttgattttattataattatattattatttaataattttttgacacaaaaataaattaatttttaattaatatgataaataatataaaaatatttaaaaataattatattcaagggtatttaagtaaaataatttattagtaatcttttattacctttaaccaaacacaataattatttatacctaccaaaatttatcaaatatagtaataatttatacccagtaatcttctaagtaatctatcttcaagataatctttctattttggtaataaaacattacccaaaccaaacaccgcCTTAAAGTCTTCAACGCATGGACCAGTTTCTCTTATCTCCCAGACACAATGCCTACAAGCATCCCTGATTTGAATAAAGATATCAAACAACTCGGAACGCTTCTGCCAGCCGAAATGACAATAAAATCGAGTTCCCCCGAAAAATTTTACCTGAAAATGAAAAGAGTATTCACCCGAATAAGGCAACACATATGCACCAAGATCATCATCAACAGATTTAAAATGAAGAGCCAAGTTCACTTTACTTCGCAAATCATTCACTATAGTAACCTTCACCTTCTCAGGAAACTGAATGATTCACTTATTATcgttatatttgatattattaatagtttcaataagaaaatcatattaGCTTTGTTGAAGGTACTCATTCTCAACTTTTATTTATCAAGAACAACTTTTGATCTCTGGTTTTCATATGGTAGGTATTTATATTGGTATGTTCCTGAAATGACAACCGTAAGAGAGTATATTtagaaagtaaatataaatattattataattataaacatacCTTAATCTTTTCAATCATATCAaatgttattaattaatcttttttctagtaaaaattacaacttttttccttttgtgtTTTATGTTCGTCATTACAAATATGTAATCACTGCAAAAATGGCTTCTTTCAATTCAGATGATGAAGATTGCATTCAATACTCATAAAACTAAAAGAtactataaatttattgtgtatTATTTAGATATACATAGAAGccaaaattattacttatttcaTTCTTatcctttcaatttttttaaatagttcaaGATCAAACTCTAAAGTAATTATGCATAGAGTGACTAAGttctatgatttttttataagtttaatcTTAGAATATCATTATAAATGATTTAACACGTTTacttatacacacacacacacacacacacacacacacacacacacagaggtTTACTTCTTTGGTTTCGTGCTATATAGAAGATTAACTCAACTAAATTTGACGAACTTGGATTTATTTTGATTTCGTGAATCAATAAGTTTTATGGTTAATATTGCAAATATTTAAAGTAACtcaaaaacattttattcaattatatagagaattcgaaattaaaaaaaacatacatTGATTAATGATTCCAAGGAAAACATTGCTTTTCAAGGCATGGACCAGTTTCTCTTATATTCCAGATACAATGACTGCAAGCATCCCTGGTTTGAAGGAAGACATCAAACCACTCATCACCCCCCTGCCATGCAAAATGACAATAAAATCGAGTTGCCCCTATAAACCTCATCTTAAAATGAAACGAAAATTCAGCTAAATAAGAGAGCACATGTGCACCAAGATCATCATCAGCAGATTTACAATGAAGACTCAAGTCCAATTGGCTTTGCAAATTATTCACTATAGTAACATTCACCTGTGCAGGAAATTTAAACGACTCACTTATTATTGccatatttgatattattaatagcttcaataagaaaatcagaATTGCTTTGTTGAGGATACTCATACTCAACTTTTATATATCAAGAACTTTTGACCTCTAAAGTTTTGTATAATGGGTATTTATATTGATAAGTTATTTAAGTAACGCATGTAAAAAagtatgttacaattattttaattctttctttatttatatatttttagaaaagtgaatataattagtattataattatacacataccttaatctttttaaaataaacagaaaagttattaaggttttatttagtaaaaataaccACTTTTTTCCTTATGTAGAAACCATAATTATTACTTGTTTCATTCTTATcctttaaaatgttttgaacAGTTCAGAGCCAATGGCAGTTGCAGGCCTGAGTTCAAGaccaaataagataaaaatgggCTTCGAGTTGCATTAAGACCATTGTCAGTCTTCAGAGAGCTAACAGCAATTACAGGCCCAAGTCGAAGACCAAATAAGATATGAATGGACTTCAAGTTGCATTAAGACCATTATTTCCGTGGGGTTCGAACCCACGGCCACAAGGTTAAGGGCCTTGCGCTCTATCGACTGAGTAGAAGTCTATAGATTTTCCTTTCGGGTTTAAGGTTTCAACGTCACGTCAGCCAAGAGAAAGAGACACGCCCAGTGTGGCGTCTGAACCCACGACCACAAGGTTAAGAGGCTTGCGCTCGACCAACTGAGATAGACGGGCCATCTGTCCTCCCTGAGACGAGGTTAACAGGAAGGAGCATTGCTGCAGTCCAGCCAGGGTATATAAAATGACtgtttaatcataattaacaattaaaaatgttaaatgatttgattaagtaaataaatatgttGCCAGGGCGAGCACcaagtttcaatattttttcattctgtTTTTAAGGCTAATTGACTATTTTTCACAGGAACATTTAtctaataacatttttctacaTGTTAATTCAACCaatcatttaaaataatgttagtcctttgacaaattttcacatattaatttaaaaaaatttaaatacttatttatcattcaattttatatgattgaatgattggATGATAgatcatattttgaattttcaaaatttaatagaaaaatatttgaattttttaaacctaacatatgaaaaatttgaaaataatcaaaCCTAAAAACCTTAGGTGTTAAGTACTTAACCTTTGTAGATGCATGAAATTGGACGGGAATTAGTATGTTGGCCTTTATTAATATCGTGACAGATGGTGTGcttttggagaaaaaaaaaggcctaaaataaatattaaattgtcacagattattataataataataatttgtattataataataataataataatatatattaaaaattaaaaataaaatgatatttaattatataataaaatattattttaacaaaggTCTAGTGTTGACTGAGAGGGGCCATTGTTGACTTATATTACAGAAATTTTCCGTCGGATCCACTGTTAACTTTTTGACTGTAACCACCCCACTACACCTTTAGTCCTTTTAACAAAAGGTTAAAAGCCAAAGAAGGAAAGAGCAAGGAAGCAACCACTCACTCAGATTCTAATTCCTATCATACACGCAAGGGCGGCTCTCCGTCTTTCACTAATtcatattgaaattaattaattgggtTAATTTGTAAGGAAGGAGACGGCAGACATATCCATTGAGTCTGACTGATCCTCGTTCATATTTTCAAGTCTGCATTTGTTGATTTTCTCGttcatacacataattatttCTCTCTgatgttaataattaaatacCATTCTCTTAGATATATTCtgatgttttatttaataaaatccatTCACCGAATTAAAAGTTGCACCTAAAGCACTTGTTTATTGAACCAATTACACCCGACATCAGATTAATGTGCCTcgtgataaaaatatataattattttaggtAATTGATTAATCAATTAGTGAAGTTATGTAGCATAAATAGATACATCCATGTTCCATTGGTAGAATTATGGTAGGTAGGTAGGTAGGTAGGTcctattaaacaaaatatttgatttcattttcatataatatttgatttgatttttgtaaattattttttttatagggactataatttattgtaatccctttattttattttcatggtATTGTGATTTCTTTTAagattgtataataataatagtataaattatacaaatttttcatcaataattcacaattttttatattattagagtgGAAAATATCTTCCTACACCCGTCAGTTTTCTAATCTGGCTTTTTCCCTTACTCTAggatttcatctttttctttttgcaattGTCCCCCTAACTTTAAAAATGTCAACCCTCTCTCCATCTATTTGCACAACCATCTCCAACAAACTTTTACCTCCGTTTTTTACTGATTTCTCCATTTGAGACTGAGTTGATGTTAGTCTAGTTTGTTTCTAGTAACTTCTCTCATTTTCGACTCAATCTAAAtgaggtatttttttttttatcatcatgCATGATCCTATCTCCTTTTGTTATTGTAAAACGTTCATCTCTCTCTAACAGATATCACATTGAGATCAAACGGTgttataatgaaaatgaaaatcctTTTATACATGAACCTAAAAGATTCATCAAAGTGCAGTTAAACTTTTCAACGATGCTATTCTGTTAACTCTATGACTACAAAAACAACAAAGATTTTGCTTTAGAAATACACTGCATAAGCAGTAATGAATCaggatcaaaattaaaaaatcaatagcCACTTTCATCAAGAACTTCTAAATAAATGGGTCAGCATATCAAGATCCCAACATCAcagaattcaaacaaaacaaaattttaaatttgaaaatacatgtACCATATATgcagaaaattttatttcaaaacaaaatatgtCACTATTACATTATTCAAACAACAATTCAGAGTCAATACCCCttaaattcaatcaataatacaaaattgatttgaaatccCAAATGAGAGAACAAGCCTAATAGTGTATGTAGACAAAACAATTTGGAGATTTTGGACggaatatttatgaaaatgatcaattttgttGTGGGAATTATTAGAGATATCAATCGACGTCATCGACATTTGTCAATCATTGCTGGAAGTCATCACCAATGCTATTGTCGAAGAGCAAAAGAAGTTTCATCTGGTGTTGAACTTGAAGATGGGATGTTGGTGCAGGCATGGGGTAGATGGTGGGGGAAGGAAGAGCCAATGAAAGGGTGGCTATACATGGTGGTGGTTTAAGAAGAAGTCTTAACATTTTCTATTTCTAAACACGAAATACACCACTCAGACCAAATACTAGTTTATCTCTAGTAGCCTCTCTTCTTTTTGATGTGGTCTAGattaaatattctatttttCATCATTGTGTATTATCCTATTTTGTTTTATCATCGTGAAACGTTCCTTCTTTTCTAACAAATATTATGTTGAAATCAAATAATTCTTGTTGTGAATTTTTTGTCAGCAACACAACAAACTCTTTACTTATTGTATAGAGTTTATTCTGATCATCCTCTTACAGGAATGAAATCCTTTGTTTTACAATGATTTTTCATCAAAACAGATATAACTACAAATGTTCAATGATGCTATGACTGATTTGAAGACAACTTTAGCAATAGTGCCTCTTGAAAATCTATCCCTTGGTTTTCACTGTCGGTAGCCAAAATTCCTAGCACtacatttcttgaaaattttaaaaagtttaaggttgtttttaaaaattttaaattgtaatatgtcctttaatagtttcaaaaataaaaattaagcccCCAAATAACTGACCAAAACATAACATTTTATagttgtttaaaattttaataattgttaagagtgtaattgataaatttttaaacttgtaaaaatatatttgtaatttaacatttatattaagtgtgTTAATGATTGttatgcaaataaaataaaataacataacaatcATTTACAGTAAAACCAAATAGATATACTAATATATGTGGATCATGGGTGTGTATTTGGTCTTCGAGACTTAAAAGGGTGGTAATTGTCAGTTTATCAAACCTTgacatagtcatttgaccttaatttaattaattttcattctcttcccacaaatttaagttttaattcaatttttaatttgctAGTGGGTTGCATCAGATTTCGGCCGTCCGAAATCCAACCACGACTACTCCGCTATTGACATTTGGCTCCAACCACCTGCCACTAATCCTTATAACAAaggttaaaagacaaaaaaggaaaGAGCAAAGAAGCATCCTTCACTTATTCTTATTCCTCCATATACACGCAAGGGCGCTCTCTGTCTTTCACAGATtcatattgaaataaattaattaggtTCATTTGTAAGGAAAGAGATGGAAGCAATATCCATTGGATCTGATCCtcgtttttattttcaagtatgTGTTTGTTAATTTTCTCATTCATACATAATTATATCTTTCTTATGTGTGTGCAATTTATGTACGTAGGTGGGAAAGATAAAAATCAGTGAGGGAATGAAGTGTTTGCAAGATTTAGTTCATTGGTATAAGGACAACTTGAGCCCTGAAAATAGTGGAATCTTTCATGAAGTCCTGACCTATCTTCAATCTTTTCAACGACAAATACAAGTAACTCTTATAGAACTAATGTTATATGGTCCTTCATTGTTAATAACTGGAACTTTTTATCTGAAATGACATAgcttttttcattaaatatgtgaaaaaaattgaatttggagCACAACAGGGAAGAACATCTGGATCTTTCAATCTACGACTTGGACAGGTTCCTTATCGCTACTCTTCATTTATGTTCTCtcttaattatacatataataataatgttttagtgaaaatgtttttaaataattatataatttagtattatatttattgcctcaatttaacaaaaataaaaattgacttggtcaggttaaataaaataaataaataatatttagcaatttacattttattgtttattaggTGTAGATTTGTTTGTATTGTAACAGGAAATCAGTCAAGTAAGAGAACAAAATATCAACTTTGAGCCGACTCTAAATCAAGAGATTGATATagtgataaataaaaaagagaataaatcaTCATGTTCTAAACGAAAAACGTGATCAGATGTTTGGGGCCACTTCACAAAGTATGAAAACAAAGATAAGAAGATCAAAGTTCTATGTCAACATTGTAAGAAAGATTTTGATGGATCAAGCAAAAGTGGAACAACACATCTCAGAAATCATATAAGAAGTtgtttgaaaaatccaaatagAGTAGCTAATAAAgcaaaagaaataattgtggtTGATCAAgaactgaataattttaatttagtgtAAAAGATGATTAAGGATGGGTTGAACGGTATAAAAGATGATATACTTGAGGTTTataaacaatagaaaaataagttgtataGATATTTAGAAATACTTCcacgttattttaatatatcaattgGAAAGTTGGTGTTTGATGTTCTTACGTGGTATGTGATGATTTGGTTCATCAATGATAATTGGAAATTGAAAAACTGGATTATTCATTTGGAAGATAATGATTTTACTATTGGCAAATTGCTCCAAGATTggaaaatagacaaaaaaactTTTGTCTATAGTTAATCTGTTTGATTGTCTGTCAAATGATATGAAGCTACAGCTTACCAATTCACTTAATGAAAGAGTTTCACACCGTTTCATGGAGACCTTTGATACAAATTTTTTCTcaagtgaaattttttttgaagtaGTAAGTGTGTTGTGGGAAAATGATATTATGATCAAGGTGGGGAAACTTAGAGACTACTACATGATATCATCAAACAAATGTCAGTTTGAATTAGCAGTAAATAAAGTTAAGTCCATGGGTAAAATGGTAACTTTGTTGCACTATGATTCCGGATATGTTCTTGAGAAATTTGAACTGCTTAGTTGGGCAATGAGATATGAAGAAGTATTTTGTGAACTGGAGCATATAGATCCTGATTTcaaatctatcaattttgattGGGAGGATGCAGCTTTCCTGCACAACATTTGCAGAGTGTTAATGGATCTGGCAAATGATTTTTTGGAATGGAAATGTCCTGAATCTAAGTTGGCAAATGAGTGTTTCCTTATGGTTTATCGATCATTTTTAAAAATGCAACAATTAAAGAATAGTGAATATAAGTACTTTTGCCTTGTTGCATTAGTTTGGAGAGAAATTTTTGATCAATATAGCAACAACTTAAAGTTGGCATTAGTAATCACAGTGATTCTGGATCCAAGATTTAAACAGGATATTGTACAACATTTCTACAAAGAAATCTATGATGATGAGGCAGACTTGCACTTCAATCAAATCTTGAGTGATGTTAGAAATATTTACAATGAATACGCAAAGGATTTCAACAGTTCTTCCGTGGTGAGATCATACGCATTTCCACAGCATGCAAATGAGgttgtttcttcaaaattagAATTCGACCAATATTTGACAGATTCCAAAGTTTCTCCATGTGAAGAGTTTGATATACTGGAATGGTGGAGTTTTAATTCTCTGACTTATCCAACACTAGCTACAATGGCTCATGATTTCTTATGCATTCCTTTTGTTTATCCTGAAGATATTATTGATCGTTTGGAGGATGAAGTTCCGAATATTTTTAGCTTTTGTTGTTTGGATGCCGACTTAAAATATGCTTTGGGATGTACAAAAGCGTGGTTGAATGAGTTTGAAAGTCTGTAACGaagttgtttaaataaatatgtgagcactgttatgtgtatatacttttgatatataattagaGTATATAGATcacgtgttatcatataattgagtgttattttatctttaatttaaaaatattcaattatataataacaaacataTGTGTATCTAAACTGTGTatcaaaattatgtacacatagttttattaaaatataagtttcaattttcctatttattaaatttcccTTTCAATAGAATAATCATGATTcatgaaattaataataaaacaagggatcaatattttatataaaaaataaatacatacaaattatttcttttagaaataaattaaaattactaaaagataaaacaccagaaaatattaaaaaaatcaaattaaaaaatataagttaatcaccatataaattgatttcagaaaaacaaataaatcataTCAATTGGGAAACAAAGGATCGAATTACTCTAATTGTAGTCTAAGAAAAGTTTATGACTAATCAACAATCGAACCAGTTAAGTACCATATGGGTtctatagttaaataatataaatattacaagggttttttttttttcttttagaagtCACAAATAAAGATATGTTTGAggaattataaaatgaaaaaaaatagtttaatatgTATTTCTTCATAGAATCTCTgcttttgattgatttaaattaagttttaaattaaataaacatattacACCGACAATCTTCAAAACAAATaggaaacataaataaataaatatacagaaaaaagaaattgcaaCCCCAAATTATAGTCTTACTTTactatttgaattaatatttaaaataatatttatttaatcattaaatataaattccaaattatatttttaaaaaatctagtTTAGTTtggtggaaaaaaaaattcttcaacatagattaaatagaaattatactatctttttaacttttgagATTGGGTGAAAGCAATCCAActattgaaacaaaaattggTCTTATCTTCGTTGAGTAAAGCCATTGATCTTGATAAGATTGATTGAATcgattagtttaatttaattagatcaTAAAACATATGTGTTAATTTTATTTCCTCTATGATATTTTCATGCAGAGTCTCATATACCCCTTATAAgaagaaatttgagaaattatga includes these proteins:
- the LOC123195904 gene encoding zinc finger BED domain-containing protein RICESLEEPER 1-like, yielding MKLQLTNSLNERVSHRFMETFDTNFFSSEIFFEVVSVLWENDIMIKVGKLRDYYMISSNKCQFELAVNKVKSMGKMVTLLHYDSGYVLEKFELLSWAMRYEEVFCELEHIDPDFKSINFDWEDAAFLHNICRVLMDLANDFLEWKCPESKLANECFLMVYRSFLKMQQLKNSEYKYFCLVALVWREIFDQYSNNLKLALVITVILDPRFKQDIVQHFYKEIYDDEADLHFNQILSDVRNIYNEYAKDFNSSSVVRSYAFPQHANEVVSSKLEFDQYLTDSKVSPCEEFDILEWWSFNSLTYPTLATMAHDFLCIPFVYPEDIIDRLEDEVPNIFSFCCLDADLKYALGCTKAWLNEFESL
- the LOC123196544 gene encoding probable adenylate kinase 7, mitochondrial: MGKIAGWRLELGSAESSPKRGVHWVLIGDPGLKKHVYAERLSKLLEVPHISMGSLVRQEPEPRSSLYKRIANAVNEGKLVREDVIFALLSKRLEEGYYRGDNGFILDGIPRTRIQAEILDQIVDIDLVVNFKCTEKHLVKKKLDGEAFSPRWEFLSTRSSRFSTVEATAAWTEKFRIYAEQSFYMPKARTMFLPVCFTLVTVKCEIWWTQETAQKENKFY